The Terriglobia bacterium genome has a window encoding:
- a CDS encoding periplasmic heavy metal sensor, whose translation MRRRIVIVLGAMLMLPMGLTLWAQPGPAPLRAKRIVNQHSGLVRALRDQNLRAKLGVTDEQYAKLRTAFLNSARTAIKNKADLRIKRLELASLMDADKVDHAQVDLKINEISALQGALLKNQIQTRLTVKETLTADQLNKLHEWRQAQMKRFGEERMQQRMGMMRGSGRMGVGPRGPGAPPPSAPPKPDNPSEPQ comes from the coding sequence ATGAGACGTCGAATCGTTATCGTGTTGGGCGCGATGCTTATGTTGCCGATGGGGTTGACGCTGTGGGCCCAGCCGGGTCCCGCACCGCTTCGCGCCAAGCGCATAGTCAATCAACACTCAGGCCTGGTTAGGGCGCTCCGGGACCAGAATCTGCGCGCTAAGCTGGGGGTCACAGATGAACAATATGCCAAGCTCCGAACCGCTTTCCTGAACTCAGCCAGGACAGCCATTAAGAATAAGGCGGATCTGAGGATCAAACGTCTTGAGCTCGCCAGCCTGATGGATGCCGACAAGGTGGACCACGCTCAAGTTGACCTGAAGATCAATGAGATCTCTGCATTGCAGGGGGCCTTGTTAAAAAATCAGATTCAGACCCGTCTGACGGTGAAGGAAACACTCACCGCCGACCAGTTGAATAAACTGCATGAGTGGCGCCAAGCTCAGATGAAGCGCTTCGGAGAGGAACGGATGCAGCAGCGAATGGGGATGATGCGAGGTTCCGGACGGATGGGGGTCGGCCCGCGAGGCCCAGGGGCACCGCCGCCTTCGGCACCCCCCAAACCGGATAATCCTTCTGAGCCGCAGTAA